GGGGCCGGGCGGGACCGCCGCGGTCGCCCAGAACGTCGAGGGGTACGCGATGTTGAAGGTGCGCCCGACGGCCGACGGCGACGAACTGGAGCGGTACTACGGCTTCGACATGGCGCTCGACCACGCGGCGGAACTGCTCGGCGTCGCGCCGAACGACCTACCGGTACCCGACGCGGCAGCCGACATGGGGATGTAGGAGGCGGCCGGCGC
The nucleotide sequence above comes from Halobacterium litoreum. Encoded proteins:
- a CDS encoding DUF7111 family protein; translation: MTEETAEADGVTARYYETETERVLEFSGPGGTAAVAQNVEGYAMLKVRPTADGDELERYYGFDMALDHAAELLGVAPNDLPVPDAAADMGM